In Armatimonadota bacterium, the sequence AGGAGAATAACATGGACTCGCAGACAATCCACATCATAATCACCGCATTAGGCTATATCGTGCCTATCGTCATTGCCTATCTGCTCAAGTCGCCGCTGGGGACATATATCCCGGCGGCGGTTGCTGAGGCGCTTGAAAGACTCGACACAAGCTCTATACGCGAGCTTTATGATGCAGTCGACACTGCCTCCGACTGCCGCAAGAGCGCAATAAGCGCGATTATCACGATCAGCGCAAAATACGGTGTGAGCATAAGCTGCAGGACCGCCGCAGCAATCGTTGACTACATAGCCGCGCGTATTGAGAGACTTGCTAAACAGGAGGGCGCGAACAATGGTTAAGTGTCCTGTTTGTAAAGTCGAGCTATCGGGGGACGGCAAGGTCTTGTATACAATCAGCGGAGCCAAACCTATTGAAGGATACACTGTGTTTCGTAATGGCGAGACATACAGGTTCTGCTCACAAGAGTGCCGGGCAGAATTTGAGGCTGAACCGGAAAAATACTCGGGTGGAGGTTAGCAGTGGAAAAAGGCGCGGCATTAAAAGTTGCTCTGGATGCAGGACACGGCTCTCGCGGAAAGTCATCACACACAGGCGCGGCGGCAAACGGGCTTATTGAGGACGAGATTGCGCTCGACCTTGTGAAGCGAATAGGCCATCACATAAGGCTCGCCGGATATCAGACACTCTTAACTCGAGCAGACGAGAAGATGACTGCTCTGTCGGCGCGCGGAAAGATGGCTGTTGTCGATAATTGCGATCTGTTCGTTTCGATACACTGCAATGCAGGGCCTTCGATTGCGCAAGGCGTTGAAGCTTTTGTGGCTGAGGGAGATACTCGCAGCGCCGAAGTCGCCAAGGTTTTAGCAGGCTGCGTGGCTGCGAAGGGTATGGTCAATCGAGGTGTGAAGTGGGACTCGCAGAGCCAGCACTCGAACCTGAGAGTGCTGAGGGACACCTATAAGCACATGCCCGCAATGCTGCTCGAGATCGGATTTCTGACAAATGCCAGGGACGCCCTGCATCTGAAGGACAAGTTCTTCAGAGAGGCCGTATCGATTGAGATCGCAAAAGCATGCATCAAATGCATAAAATAGAAGGAGGCCCGGGTTTTATTCCGGGCCCCAACAAATAATTACTCACGCCTGATGCGAATTAAAATACGGATAATATCCTCAAAAGACATAACACTCGTCATTTCGAGCGCAGCGAGAAATCTGCTTTTACAACGTCA encodes:
- a CDS encoding YHS domain-containing protein, which translates into the protein MVKCPVCKVELSGDGKVLYTISGAKPIEGYTVFRNGETYRFCSQECRAEFEAEPEKYSGGG
- a CDS encoding N-acetylmuramoyl-L-alanine amidase, which encodes MEKGAALKVALDAGHGSRGKSSHTGAAANGLIEDEIALDLVKRIGHHIRLAGYQTLLTRADEKMTALSARGKMAVVDNCDLFVSIHCNAGPSIAQGVEAFVAEGDTRSAEVAKVLAGCVAAKGMVNRGVKWDSQSQHSNLRVLRDTYKHMPAMLLEIGFLTNARDALHLKDKFFREAVSIEIAKACIKCIK